Within Thermus sp. CCB_US3_UF1, the genomic segment CCAGGAGGTGCCCCGGAGCCCTGTTCTAGACCTGCTGCGGCGGACCCGCTTCCTGAAAGGGGCCACCGAGCGCCTCTTTTCCCACCTCCTCGAGGCCCTCCTGCGCAGGGAACGCCGCCCCCAGAGGCCCCTCCGCCTTCCCCTTTGGCCGTTTCTCCTCCCCCTTTTCCTCCTTGGGGGTGCGGGCCTGGCCAGCCTCCTGGCCCAGGTGGCCGCCTTGGGCCTGGGGGAGGTGTTGCGGGTCTTCCTCCTTGGCCTATGGACCCTTTTGCGGGTCCTGGGGGTGCTGGCCCTGGCGGCCTTGGTCTGGGTGCCCGTGGGCATCCTCCTGGGCCTGAGGCCCAGGCTGGCCCAGCGGACCCAGGCCTTCCTCCAGTTCCTGGCCGCCTTTCCCGCCAACCTCCTCTACCCCTTCTTCGCCCTCCTCCTCCTCCGCCACCACCTCTCCCTGGAGGTCTTCGCCGCCTTCCTCATGGTCCTCGGCACCCAGTGGTACATCCTCTTCAACGCCATCGCCGGAAGCCTGGCCCTGCCCGAGGAGCTCAAGGAGGCGGCCCGCAGCCTCGGCCTGAGGGGCTGGGCCCTTTGGCGGCGCCTGCTTCTGCCCGGCACCTTCCCCTACCTGGTCACGGGGCTCGTCACCGCTAGCGGCGGGACGTGGAACGCTTCCATCGTGGCCGAGGTGGTCCAGTGGGGGTCCACCACCCTGGAGGCCACGGGCCTGGGGAGCTACATCGCCCGCTGGACCCTGGAGGAGGGAAGTGGGCCCCACCTCCTCCTGGGCCTTGCCGTCATGAGCCTCTACGTGGTGGCCATGAACCGCCTCCTCTGGCGGCGGCTCTACCGGCTGGCGGAAGGGCGGTTCCGGCTTTAGGGGGTGAGGATGTTTCTGGAAGCCCAGGGCGTGGCCAAGGCCTACCGCGCAGGGGATAAGCCCTTTCCCGTCCTGGAGGGGGTGAACCTAGAGGTGCGGGAGGGGGAGATCGTGGCCCTCCTCGGCCGCTCGGGAGGGGGGAAGAGCACCCTTTTGCGCATCCTGGCCGGGCTCATCCCCCCGGACGCGGGGGAGGTGCGCTTCCGCGGGAAGCGGGTGGAGGGGCCGGCGGAGGGGATGGCCATGGTCTTCCAGACCTTTGCCCTTTTCCCCTGGCTCACGGTGTGGGAGAACGTGGCCCTGGGCCTCGAGGCCCGGGGGGTTCCCCTGGAAGAAAGGCGGCGCCGGGCCCGGGAGGCCATCGCCCTCATCGGGCTAAGGGGGTTTGAGGAAGCCCTGCCCAAGGAGCTCTCCGGGGGCATGAAGCAGCGGGTGGGCTTCGCCCGGGCCCTGGTGGTGGACCCCGAAATCCTCCTGCTGGACGAGGCCTTCTCCGCCCTGGACCCCTTGACCGCCGAGGGGCTCAAGGGGGACCTCCTGGACCTCTGGCAGGGGGGCCAGCTCCGCACCCGGGCCATGGTCCTGGTGACCCACAACATGGAGGAGGCCGTGGCCCTGGCCGACCGGGCCCTGGTCCTCCAGGGAAGCCCCGCCCGCATCGGCCGGGAGATCCCCATCCCCTTGCCCCACCCCCGGGACCCGGGGGACCCTCGGTTCCGCGCCCTGGTGGACGAGCTCTACGAGGCCCTAACCCAAAGGGAGGAGGTGGAGCGGCGCCTGGAGGAGGACCTCCTCCGCCTGCCCCAGGCCTCCGTGGGCACCCTCCTCAGCCTGGCCGAAACCCTTGCCCGCCTGGGAGGGCGGGTGGACCTCCCCCTCCTGGCCGAAGAGGGGGGGCTGGAGGTGGACGACCTCTTCCCCCTCCTGGAAGCCTTGGAGCTTCTGGGCTTCGCCCGGGTGGAGCGGGGGGATGTGGAGCTGACCCCGGCCGGGCTGGCCTGGGCCCAGGCCAGCCCCGAGGAGCAGAAGGTGATGTTCGCCGAGCACCTCCTGCGCCAGGTTCCCCTTTTCGCCCGCCTACACCAGGCCCTCCTCCAGCAGGGCCGGCTCCCCGAGGAACGTATCCTCCTCCGGCTCCAGGACCACCTCCCCGAACCCGAGGCCCGCAGGGTCCTCCAGGTGGTCCGGGAATGGGGGCGGTACGCCGGGCTCTTGGTCTACGAAGAAGGCCCCAGGGCCTTCCGCCTGCCGGCAGGACCCGCCTAAGGCCGCGCCCTCCCCTGGCGTATACTCTTTACCCGTGGTCCGCGGCCCCCACCTGGAGAACCCATGAAACCCAACGCCCACCCTGAGGAAGGCCGCTACCCCTGGTGGCAGGTGCTCTGCCTCACCGGGGTGGACCTCTTCTCCTCCCTGGGCTACCAGCCGGGCATCGCCCTCCTGGCCGCCGGGGCCCTCTCCCCCCTGGCCAACCTGGCCCTGGTCCTCTTCGCCTTCTTGGGGGTCTACCCCGTCTACCGCCGGGTGGCCGAGGAGAGCCCCCACGGGGAAGGCTCCATCGGCCTCCTCACCCGCCTCATCCCCGGCTGGCGGGGAAAGCTTTTGGTCCTGGTGGTCCTGGGCTTCATGGCCACGGACTTCATGCTGACCATTACCCTCTCCGCCGCGGATGCCGCCGTGCACTTCCTGGGAAACCCCTTGGCCCCCATCTGGCTCCAAGGGCATCAGCTGGGCCTCACCCTCTTCCTGGTGGGGCTTTTGGGCTTCGTCTTCTACCTGGGCTTCCGCGAGGCCATCGGCCTGGCCGTGCCCATCACCTTAGGGTATCTGGGCCTCAACGCCCTGGTCCTCCTGGCCGCCCTGCCCCACGTGGAGGGGGAACACCTGGAGGGCTGGTGGCAAAGGCTTCTCGCCAGCCATCCCGACCCTTCCGCCCTAGTCCTGGCCACCCTCCTGGTCTTCCCCAAGCTGGCCCTAGGCCTTTCCGGCTACGAAACCGGGGTGGCGGTGATGCCCCTCATCCGGGGCAGGCAGGAA encodes:
- a CDS encoding ABC transporter permease subunit — translated: MTFPRMAGFNRYDLLALVLTLALLALLLRASAEVAGPFAPAAISLDPAQLPEYALRTAFRMGLALLLSLAFTLAYAPLAAKTRLEPFLVSLLDILQSVPILGFLAATAGAFAGLFPGRALGYELAAVFAVFTSQAWNMAFSFYQSLKTLPKELVEVAVAFRLTPWQRFLRLELPYALPGLVWNAMMSMSGGWFFVVAAEAIAVGKTQVALPGIGSYMAAAIAQGDGRALLYATLSMLLVILLYDQLLFRPLVAWSERFKYEERPGQEVPRSPVLDLLRRTRFLKGATERLFSHLLEALLRRERRPQRPLRLPLWPFLLPLFLLGGAGLASLLAQVAALGLGEVLRVFLLGLWTLLRVLGVLALAALVWVPVGILLGLRPRLAQRTQAFLQFLAAFPANLLYPFFALLLLRHHLSLEVFAAFLMVLGTQWYILFNAIAGSLALPEELKEAARSLGLRGWALWRRLLLPGTFPYLVTGLVTASGGTWNASIVAEVVQWGSTTLEATGLGSYIARWTLEEGSGPHLLLGLAVMSLYVVAMNRLLWRRLYRLAEGRFRL
- a CDS encoding nitrate/sulfonate/bicarbonate ABC transporter ATP-binding protein, whose translation is MFLEAQGVAKAYRAGDKPFPVLEGVNLEVREGEIVALLGRSGGGKSTLLRILAGLIPPDAGEVRFRGKRVEGPAEGMAMVFQTFALFPWLTVWENVALGLEARGVPLEERRRRAREAIALIGLRGFEEALPKELSGGMKQRVGFARALVVDPEILLLDEAFSALDPLTAEGLKGDLLDLWQGGQLRTRAMVLVTHNMEEAVALADRALVLQGSPARIGREIPIPLPHPRDPGDPRFRALVDELYEALTQREEVERRLEEDLLRLPQASVGTLLSLAETLARLGGRVDLPLLAEEGGLEVDDLFPLLEALELLGFARVERGDVELTPAGLAWAQASPEEQKVMFAEHLLRQVPLFARLHQALLQQGRLPEERILLRLQDHLPEPEARRVLQVVREWGRYAGLLVYEEGPRAFRLPAGPA